AACAGGTCGACGCCTACTATTCCGGATTCCTGATCCCCGATTTGTTGCCCATCTCCTACGAGCCGCGCAACGAATGGGGCAAGCCTGGATCCTGCGTGCGCGGGGTCTGTACCAAATGGTTCGCGGACAAAGGCTACGGGTTTTTGAGGATCATGGACCGCATCTCGCCATCGCTGTGGGTGACCGATCCGCGAGAAGCGGATTCCCCGTACATCAGCGTCTTTTGCCATGTCAACGAGTTGGCCGATGACGTCACCGAGGACATGTTGATGAGCCGCGAGACGGTGCTTGAGTTTTATCTCAACGAAAGCGAGCAGAAGGACAACGGCCTGGTCGCGAGTAACGTCCGACTCGCCTTCTCAGTCAACCGCTGAGGTCCGACGACACGAGCCATGGCGACGGACCAGACAGCCAAGAATAAGCTCTCGGGACTCGCCCTGCGCTTGGTGCGCGACAACCTCATCACCGAGCGTGAAGCGATCGCCGCCTACGACGACGCGACGCGACGCCGCCAAGCCTTCGTGTCCTATCTCGTCGAGCAGAAGCTGCTCGATGGTCGGCAAATCGCCGTCGCGGCCTCGCACGAGTTCGGGGTACCGCTGCTCGATCTGCATGCGCTGGATTTGCTGAACCTCCCGGTCAACCTGGTCGACGAGCGACTGATACGCAAACACCGGGCGCTGCCGATCTTTCGCCGCGGCAACCGCCTCTTCCTGGCCTTGTCGGATCCGACCAACGACCAAGCGCTCGAAGAGATCCGCTTCAACACCGGCTTGGCGACCGACGCGGTGCTGGTTGAAGAGCACAAGCTCAAGGCCGCGATCGAGACCGCGATCGAAGCTCAGGACACGACCATGACCGAGCTCATGGACGCGGACCTGGAGAAGCTCGAGATCACCCCCGACGACGAGGATCTGCGCGAAGACGCAGACATCAACATCGACGACGCGCCGATCGTGCGGTACGTCAACAAGGTCTTGGTCGATGCCATCTCGGCGGGCGCCTCGGACATCCACTTCGAGCCCTACGAGAAGTTCTTTCGGGTGCGCTTCAGACAAGACGGCATGTTGCGCGAGGTGGCGAGCCCACCCATGAATATCGCCGGGCGTCTGGTTGCACGCCTGAAGGTCATGTCGCGGATGAATATCGCCGAGCGTCGCGTCCCTCAGGACGGACGCATCAAGCTCAAGGTCAGTCGGACGCGCGACATCGATTTCCGCGTCAATACCCTGCCGACCCTCTACGGTGAAAAGGTCGTGCTGCGGATCCTCGATTCCGCGTCGGCTCAGGTCGGCATCGAGGCACTGGGCTTCGAGCTCGAGCAACGCGAGGCCTTCCTGGAGGCCATCCATAAGCCCTACGGCATGATCCTGGTCACCGGACCGACCGGATCCGGCAAAACGGTGTCGCTCTACACCGCGCTCAATCTCCTGAATCAGCCGGACATCAATATCTCGACGGTCGAAGATCCGGTCGAGATCCAGGTTCCGGGAATCAATCAGGTCAGTATGAATCCCAAGACGGGCCTGACCTTCGCCGCCGCGCTTCGGGCGTTTCTGCGTCAGGACCCGGACATCGTCATGGTCGGCGAGATTCGCGATCTGGAGACCGCCGAGATCGCGGTCAAGGCCGCGCAGACCGGACATCTGGTGCTCTCCACGCTCCACACCAACGACGCCCCGCAATCGCTCACCCGTCTCGCCAACATGGGCGTGGCACCCTTTAATATCGCCTCCTCCGTCCTGCTCATCATGGCGCAACGTCTCGCCCGGCGCCTCTGCCCGCACTGCAAGGCGCCCGAGGACCTGCCTCGCGAGGTCCTGCGCCAAGAGGGCTTCAGCGAAGCGGACATCGAGGAGGGGATCATTGTCTTCGGTCCCGTGGGATGCGAGCGCTGCACCAAGGGCTACCGCGGTCGCGTCGGTATCTTTCAAGTGATGCCCGTGTCGGAGGCCATCCGTCGGTTGATCCTCGAGGGCGGCAACGCGATGCAGCTCGCCGAGCAGGCCCGCCGCGAAGGCGTTGCGGACCTGCGAGAATCCGGTCTGCGCAAGGTCAAAGAAGGGATGACGAGCCTCGAAGAGCTCAACCGAGTCACCAAGGAGTGACGAGAACGCTCATGGCAACCGCACTCAAGACGAAGCCGAAACCCAAACCGCAAGCCGATAAGGCTTACGTCTTCACCTGGGAAGGACGCGACCGGCGCGGAGCCAAGGTGACGGGCGAGACCCGCGCGCCCAGCATGACGATGGTGCGGGCGGATCTGCGACGGCAAGGTGTGAGCCCGACCAAGGTCAAGAAAAAGGCCCAGCCGCTCTTCAGCGGCAAAAAGAAGATCACCAGTACCGATCTCGCCATCTTCAGCCGGCAGCTCGCAACCATGATGTCCGCCGGCGTGCCCTTGGTGCAGGCGTTCGATATCGTCGGACGCGGCCACGAAAACCCGGCGATGCAGGACTTGATCCTGGGGATCAAGCAAGACATCGAGAGCGGCACCGCCATGGCGTTGGCGATGGGTAAATATCCGCTTTATTTCGACGACCTGGTCTGCAACCTGGTCGCTGCCGGCGAGCAGGCCGGCGTGCTGGACGTCTTGCTCGACAAGATCGCGACCTACAAGGAAAAGACCGAGTCGATCAAGGGCAAGATCAAGAAGGCCATGTTCTATCCGGTGGCGGTCATCGCGGTGGCCATCATCGTGAGCGCGGTTCTGCTCATCTTCGTCATCCCGCAGTTCAAGGATCTGTTCGCGAGCTTCGGTGCGGATCTGCCCGCCTTCACGCTCATGGTCATCGGCCTGTCCGACGCGCTGCAGAAATGGTGGTGGGCGATCCTCCTCGGACTCGGTGCAATCGGCTATGTCATCGGCAACACCTACAAACGCTCGCGCGCGTTCCGAGAGGCCATCGATCGCACCGCCCTGAAGATCCCGATCATCGGGCCGATCCTCAACAAGGCCGCGCTCGCGCGTTTCGCCCGCACCCTGTCCACCATGTTCGCGGCCGGCGTACCGCTGGTCGAGGCACTGGATTCGGTCTCGGGCGCCACCGGCAACATCGTCTACCAGAACGCGGTCTTGAAGATGCGCGAAGAGGTCGCGACCGGGCAATCGCTGCAACTGTCGATGCGCCAGCAAGACCTGTTCCCGCATATGGTCATTCAGATGACATCCATCGGGGAGGAGTCGGGGTCGCTCGACGACATGCTCGCGAAGGTCGCCGACTTCTACGAGGAGCAGGTCGACAACGCGGTCGACAGCCTCAGCAGCCTGCTCGAGCCACTGATCATGGTCGTGATCGGCGGCTTAGTCGGGAGTCTGATCATCGCCATGTACCTGCCGATCTTCAAACTGGCCTCGGTCGTTTAAACCGCATCGGACCTTGCCCGCGCCGCCAGGCAAGCGGCCGCCGTCGCGGCTGCGGCTCGGAAATCTACGTTCATTGACCACCGACTCGACGGCCAAGGGGGCCCTGCATGGATTGGATTGACGTCTTCGAGCAAACCCCGCTGTTGCTCTATGCGGTCTCGATCCTCGTCGGACTGATCGTCGGCAGCTTTCTCAATGTCGTCATCCTGCGGCTTCCTCGGATGCTCGAAGACGATTGGGCGCGCGACTGTGCCGAGTTCTCCGGTACGGGGAGCCCGAGCGAGCCATCGGAGCAAAAACAGCTTTCGCTGGCCCATCCGCCCTCCACCTGCTCGCACTGCGGCCATCGGATTCGCGCCCACGAGAACATCCCGGTCTTGAGCTATCTCCTCCTGCGCGGTCGATGCTCGGCCTGCGGGGCCGGGATCGGTCTGCGCTATCCGTTGATCGAGAGCTTCGCGGCGCTGCTGACCCTGATCGTCGTCCTGCAACTCGGTCTCGGCTGGCAAACCGGCCCCGCCCTCCTGCTCACATGGGCACTGATCGCGCTCGCCGCGATCGACTTCGACACCCAACTCCTGCCCGACAGCATCACGCTGCCGATGATCTGGCTCGGCTTGATCCTGAGCCTCTTCACGGTCTTCGCCGACAGTCACTCGGCAATCATCGGTGCTGTCGCCGGCTACCTCAGTCTCTGGTCGATCTTCCATCTCTTTCGTCTCACCACCGGCAAGGAAGGCATGGGCTACGGCGACTTCAAGCTGCTGGCGCTCTTCGGCGCTTGGCTGGGTTGGCAGTCCCTGCCGCAGATCATCCTCTTGTCCGCCTTGACCGGGGCCGTGCTCGGGGTCGCACTGATCCTGAGCGGGCGCCATGAGCGGGGCGCGCCCATGCCGTTCGGTCCCTTTCTCGCGGCAGCGGGCTGGATCAGCCTGATCTGGGGAGAGCAGATCAACCAGACCTATTTACAAATGGTCGGGCTCTAAAGCGCGTCCGCAATGCGGCGCACGGATTCGGAACCAGAGATGTTAGTCATCGGATTAACCGGCGGTATCGGCAGCGGCAAGTCGACCGTTGCGGACGCCTTGGCCGCGCGCGGCGCGGGCGTGATCGACACCGATGTCATTGCGCGTGAATTGACCGAGCCGGGGCAGCCGACTCTCGCCGAGATCGCCGCCACCTTCGGCGCCGACATCATCGGGCGCGACGGGCGGCTCGACCGCGATGCCTTGCGCACGCAGGTCTTCTCAGACCTGGACGCACGTGCCCGCCTGGAGGGCATCCTGCACCCACGGATCAAGGACCGAATGCTCGAGCAACTTGCGGCGATCGAGGCGCCCTATGCCGTCTTGGTCATCCCACTCCTCTTCGAGACCAGCCAACACACACTCGTCGATCGCGTCCTCGTCGTCGATGTCCCTGAGTCGGCACAACGCGAACGCGTGCGTCGGCGCAGCGGCCTGACCCACAGCGAGATCGACCGCATCGTCGCCAGCCAGATCAGTCGCGCCGAACGCCTTGCTCGAGCAGACGACATCCTCGACAACAGCGGCGACCTCCCTGCCCTCTTGGCGCAGGCCGAGCACATCCATCGTCAGTACATCGCGCTCGCCGCTGACCCCAAGGCCCATGAAGTCGGTTAGATTGCGCTGGCGCTGCGGAGAGCTTCAACACCTTCGTCACTTTGTCGTCACACAGGTGTTGACAGTCTCCTCGAGTCGTATAGAATGCGCGGCTCGCTGAGGGGAAACCGAGGCGGGGCGGTCCGGGAGGGGCTGCGGCGGCAGGGAGAAGTGGTGTTGAGGTCGCGAGGGAGCGCGCAACGAGGGGTTGACAAGTTCCTCGGGTCCTGTAGAATTGTCGGTCTTGGCGGAGCGGAAGTTCAGCTTCACCGGACGAGAGATAGATCTTTAACAATCGGGATATCAGATAATTTGTGCGGGTGCTCCGGTGTCGTTTGGATGATTCCAAAGAGATATCGGCAAGCACTTCGGTGACGAAGAGTTTGTTGAGCAAGGAAAGACGTCGATTGCTTCGGTGGTCGGCGAAGGTTTGAACTGAAGAGTTTGATCCTGGCTCAGATTGAACGCTGGCGGCATGCCTAACACATGCAAGTCGAACGCGAAAGGGCTTTGGCCCGAGTAGAGTGGCGGACGGGTGAGTAATGCATGGGAATCCACCTCGACGTGGGGGATAACCCGGGGAAACTCGGGCTAATACCGCATACGACCTACGGGTGAAAGGGGGCTTCGGCTCTCGCGTCGAGACGAGCTCATGTCCGATTAGCTAGTTGGCGGGGTAAAGGCCCACCAAGGCGACGATCGGTAGCTGGTCTGAGAGGATGATCAGCCACACTGGGACTGAGACACGGCCCAGACTCCTACGGGAGGCAGCAGTGGGGAATATTGGACAATGGGCGCAAGCCTGATCCAGCAATGCCGCGTGTGTGAAGAAGGCCTGCGGGTTGTAAAGCACTTTCAGTGGGGAAGAAACGCCTGAGGCGAATACTCTCGGGCTATGACGTTACCCACAGAAGAAGCACCGGCTAACTCCGTGCCAGCAGCCGCGGTAATACGGAGGGTGCAAGCGTTAATCGGAATCACTGGGCGTAAAGCGCACGTAGGCGGCAACGTAAGTCAGATGTGAAAGCCCCGGGCTCAACCCGGGAACGGCATTTGAGACTGCGTCGCTCGAGTCTGAGAGAGGGGGGTGGAATTCCAGGTGTAGCGGTGAAATGCGTAGAGATCTGGAGGAACACCAGTGGCGAAGGCGGCCCCCTGGCTCAAGACTGACGCTGAGGTGCGAAAGCGTGGGGAGCAAACAGGATTAGATACCCTGGTAGTCCACGCCGTAAACGATGTCGACTAGCCGTGGGGTCCATTTAAGGGCTTCGTGGCGCAGCTAACGCGATAAGTCGACCGCCTGGGGAGTACGGCCGCAAGGTTAAAACTCAAAGGAATTGACGGGGGCCCGCACAAGCGGTGGAGCATGTGGTTTAATTCGATGCAACGCGAAGAACCTTACCAGCCCTTGACATCCTCGGAATCCTGCAGAGATGCGGGAGTGCCTTCGGGAGCCGAGAGACAGGTGCTGCATGGCTGTCGTCAGCTCGTGTCGTGAGATGTTGGGTTAAGTCCCGTAACGAGCGCAACCCTTGCCCTTAGTTGCCAGCGCGTGATGGCGGGAACTCTAAGGGGACTGCCGGTGATAAACCGGAGGAAGGTGGGGATGACGTCAAGTCATCATGGCCCTTATGGGCTGGGCTACACACGTGCTACAATGGCCGGTACAGAGGGTTGCCAACCCGCGAGGGGGAGCCAATCTCAGAAAACCGGTCGTAGTCCGGATCGCAGTCTGCAACTCGACTGCGTGAAGTCGGAATCGCTAGTAATCGCGAATCAGCATGTCGCGGTGAATACGTTCCCGGGCCTTGTACACACCGCCCGTCACACCATGGGAGTTGGTTGCACCAGAAGCAGGTAGCTTAACCTTCGGGAGGGCGCTTGCCACGGTGTGGTCAATGACTGGGGTGAAGTCGTAACAAGGTAGCCGTAGGGGAACCTGCGGCTGGATCACCTCCTTAAACTGACGAGTCGTCCCGACGCGTCGGAGCATCCGCACAAGTTGTCTGATACCCGTGATTGACTTGGGGTCTACGGGCCCGAGAGCGAGTTTGGGTCTGTAGCTCAGTTGGTTAGAGCGCACCCCTGATAAGGGTGAGGTCGCTGGTTCAACTCCAGCCAGACCCACCAAGTGCCTTCCGTGCGCAGGAGTTGCGCGGAGCAGGGGGCCATAGCTCAGCTGGGAGAGCGCCTGCCTTGCACGCAGGAGGTCGGGAGTTCGATCCTCCCTGGCTCCACCATATTCGGTTTCGAACCAAGCCCTCGAGGCGGACGCTGCACGACGAGCGTCTCGAGGGCTTTGTTTTGGACAAAGCAGTTCTTTAACAATTCGGTGAGATCGTAAGGCGTCCGATTCGGCGCAAGCCAAATCGGAAGCGTGAGACATGTCGACCGATAAGTCCGGGCACAGTGTGTTTGGGGTTATATGGTCAAGTGAACAAGCGCAGACGGTGGATGCCTAGGCGGTAGGAGGCGATGAAGGACGTGGTAGCCTGCGAAAAGCCTCGGGGAGTCGGCAAACAGACGTTGATCCGGGGATGTCCGAATGGGGAAACCCACCTGCCTGAAGGCAGGTATCGTGCACTGAATCCATAGGTGTACGAAGCAAACCCGGGGAACTGAAACATCTCAGTACCCGGAGGAACAGAAATCAACCGAGATTCCCTCAGTAGCGGCGAGCGAACGGGGATTAGCCCTTAAGCGCGGTCAAGAGTAGTGGAACGGTCTGGAAAGTCCGGCGACACAGGGTGATAGCCCCGTACACGAAACTCTTTTCCGGGTGAAATCGAGTAGGGCGGGACACGTGATATCCTGTCTGAACATGGGGGGACCATCCTCCAAGGCTAAATACTCCCTACCGACCGATAGTGAACCAGTACCGTGAGGGAAAGGCGAAAAGAACCCCGTTGAGGGGAGTGAAATAGAACCTGAAACCGTCTGCGTACAAGCAGTGGGAGCCCCTTCGGGGGTGACTGCGTACCTTTTGTATAATGGGTCAGCGACTTACTTCTCAGTGGCAAGCTTAACCGATGAGGGGAGGCGTAGCGAAAGCGAGTCTGAACAGGGCGAATCAGTCGCTGGGAGTAGACCCGAAACCGGGCGATCTACCCATGGCCAGGGTGAAGGCGCGGTAACACGCGCTGGAGGCCCGAACCGGGATCTGTTGAAAAAGATTCGGATGAGCTGTGGGTCGGAGTGAAAGGCTAATCAAGCCCGGAGATAGCTGGTTCTCCCCGAAAGCTATTTAGGTAGCGCCTCGTGTATCACTGCCGGGGGTAGAGCACTGTTTCGGCTAGGGGGCCATCCCGGCTTACCAAACCGATGCAAACTCCGAATACCGGCAAGTGCAATCACGGGAGACAGACGGCGGGTGCTAACGTCCGTCGTCAAAAGGGAAACAACCCAGACCGCCAGCTAAGGTCCCTAAATCATGGCTCAGTGGGAAACGATGTGGGAAGGCCCAGACAGCCAGGAGGTTGGCTTAGAAGCAGCCATCCTTTAAAGAAAGCGTAATAGCTCACTGGTCGAGTCGGCCTGCGCGGAAGATGTAACGGGGCTTAAGCCATGTACCGAAGCTGCGGATGCGCATTTATGCGCATGGTAGGGGAGCGTTCCGTAGGCCGTTGAAGGTGTGCTGCAAGGCATGCTGGAGGTATCGGAAGTGCGAATGCTGACATGAGTAACGACCAAGGGGGTGAAAATCCCCCTCGCCGAAAGCCCAAGGTTTCCTGCGCAACGTTCATCGGCGCAGGGTGAGTCGGCCCCTAAGGCGAGGCCGAGAGGCGTAGTCGATGGGAAGCAGGTTAATATTCCTGCACCAGACCGAACTGCGATGGGGGGACGGAGAAGGCTAGGCCAGCCGGCAGTTGGTGTCCGGTTTAAGCGTGTAGGCAGGACCCTTAGGCAAATCCGGGGGTTCAATGTCGAGACGTGACGACGAGTTCCTACGGGGACGAAGTGGTTGATGCCATGCTTCCAGGAAAAGCCTCTAAGCTTCAGGTTCGGTGTGACCGTACCCCAAACCGACACAGGTGGGCAGGGTGAGAATCCCAAGGCGCTTGAGAGAACTCTGGTGAAGGAACTAGGCAAAATAGTACCGTAACTTCGGGAGAAGGTACGCCCCTGTCAGGTGAAGGTCCTTGCGGCCGGAGCCGAGAGGGGTTGCAGTGACCAGGCCGCTGCGACTGTTTATTAAAAACACAGCACTCTGCAAACGCGTAAGCGGACGTATAGGGTGTGACGCCTGCCCGGTGCCGGAAGGTTAAGTGATGGGGTCATCTTCGGAGAAGCTCTTGATCGAAGCCCCGGTAAACGGCGGCCGTAACTATAACGGTCCTAAGGTAGCGAAATTCCTTGTCGGGTAAGTTCCGACCTGCACGAATGGCGTAACGATGGCGGCGCTGTCTCCACCAGAGACTCAGTGAAATTGAAATCTCGGTTAAGATGCCGAGTACCCGCGGCTAGACGGAAAGACCCCGTGAACCTTTACTACAGCTTTGCACTGGACGTTGAACCGACTTGTGTAGGATAGGTGGGAGGCTTTGAAGCGGTGACGCCAGTTGCCGTGGAGCCGACCTTGAAATACCACCCTGGTCTGTTTGACGTTCTAACCTCGACCCGTGATCCGGGTCAGGGACAGTGCATGGTGGGTAGTTTGACTGGGGCGGTCTCCTCCCAAAGCGTAACGGAGGAGCACGAAGGTACCCTAATCCCGGTCGGAAATCGGGAGTTTAGTGCAAAGGCATAAGGGTGCTTGACTGCGAGACGCACACGTCGAGCAGGTACGAAAGTAGGTCTTAGTGATCCGGTGGTTCTGTATGGAAGGGCCATCGCTCAACGGATAAAAGGTACTCCGGGGATAACAGGCTGATACCGCCCAAGAGTTCATATCGACGGCGGTGTTTGGCACCTCGATGTCGGCTCATCACATCCTGGGGCTGAAGTCGGTCCCAAGGGTATGGCTGTTCGCCATTTAAAGTGGTACGCGAGCTGGGTTTAGAACGTCGTGAGACAGTTCGGTCCCTATCTGCCGTGGGCGTTGGAGACTTGAGGGAAGCTGCTCCTAGTACGAGAGGACCGGAGTGGACGAACCCCTGGTGTTCCGGTTGTCACGCCAGTGGCACTGCCGGGTAGCTATGTTCGGACGGGATAACCGCTGAAAGCATCTAAGCGGGAAGCCCCTCCCGAGATGAGGTCTCCCTAGGCACTTGATGCCTCTGAAGGTCCGTTGAAGACGACGACGTTGATAGGCAGGATGTGGACGTCCAGTAATGGGTGAAGCTAACCTGTACTAATTGACCGTGTGGCTTGACCATATAACACCCAAGCGCGTTGCGCCGGGTGTCGACACCTCGCACAGCAACGATCTCACCGAACAGGACGCGTCCCCGAGCGGGGCGCGACCGCCCGTTTTCCTGGCGGCCATAGAACACTGGAACCACCTGATCCCATCCCGAACTCAGACGTGAAACGGTGTCTCGCCGATGATAGTGTGGGGCCTCCCCATGCGAACGTAGGTCACCGCCAGGGCCTTACCCCGAAACCCCCGTCCCACGACGGGGGTTTTTTTTATGCGCGCGGAAAAGACGGCTCGACAGAAACCCGGTATCCTGATCTTAAACCGCGCCGACTCCAGCAGTCGTCAAGTCTGCCGGGGCCGATCCCATCCAAAAACATCGCATGCCGTGCTGAGCGCGGTTTAAGGCGGAACGAATGCAATTCATCGACTTGAAGTCACAGTATCGACTGATCGAAGACGACGTGAAGGCCCGTATTCATGCTGTCCTGGAGCACGGACAGTACATCATGGGACCTGAAATCGAAGCGCTGGAAATCGCGCTCGCGGCCTTCGTCGGCACGCGCCACTGCATCGGTCTTTCGAGCGGAACAGACGCGTTGCTCGCGGCCATGATGGCGTTGGAGATCGGTCGGGGCGACGAGGTTATCACGACCCCGTTCACCTTCATCGCGACCGGCGAGATGATCGCGCTGCTCGGCGTGCGCCCGGTCTTCGTCGACATCGACCCCGTGACCTACAACATCGACCCTGCCCGGATCGAAGAGGCCATCACCGGACGGACCCGCGCCATCATGCCGGTTTCTCTCTACGGCCAATGCGCAGACATGGACGCCATCAACGAGATCGCCGCACGGCATCGCCTGCCCGTAATCGAAGACGCCGCTCAGAGCTTCGGAGCCACGTACAAAGGAAAGCGGTCCTGTGCTCTGTCCTCGATCGGCTGCACGTCCTTCTTCCCGTCCAAGCCGCTGGGGGCATACGGCGACGCGGGGGCCTGCTTCACGAACGACGATGAAACGGCGAAAAGGCTGAAGGAGATCCGAAATCACGGTCAAGATCGCCGTTATCACCATCCGCGTGTCGGCTTGAATGCCCGCATCGACACGCTTCAGGCGGCCATTCTGCTGGCGAAGCTACCGCTGTTCGTGAACGAGATCGATGCACGAGCCCGAATCGGAGCGCGCTATTCCGAGTTGCTTCAGGCTCATGGGGCGGTGTCGAGTGAGGCTGTTGCCGGAGGCGGCGTCTTGACGCCATTC
The sequence above is drawn from the Thiocapsa rosea genome and encodes:
- the pilB gene encoding type IV-A pilus assembly ATPase PilB — its product is MATDQTAKNKLSGLALRLVRDNLITEREAIAAYDDATRRRQAFVSYLVEQKLLDGRQIAVAASHEFGVPLLDLHALDLLNLPVNLVDERLIRKHRALPIFRRGNRLFLALSDPTNDQALEEIRFNTGLATDAVLVEEHKLKAAIETAIEAQDTTMTELMDADLEKLEITPDDEDLREDADINIDDAPIVRYVNKVLVDAISAGASDIHFEPYEKFFRVRFRQDGMLREVASPPMNIAGRLVARLKVMSRMNIAERRVPQDGRIKLKVSRTRDIDFRVNTLPTLYGEKVVLRILDSASAQVGIEALGFELEQREAFLEAIHKPYGMILVTGPTGSGKTVSLYTALNLLNQPDINISTVEDPVEIQVPGINQVSMNPKTGLTFAAALRAFLRQDPDIVMVGEIRDLETAEIAVKAAQTGHLVLSTLHTNDAPQSLTRLANMGVAPFNIASSVLLIMAQRLARRLCPHCKAPEDLPREVLRQEGFSEADIEEGIIVFGPVGCERCTKGYRGRVGIFQVMPVSEAIRRLILEGGNAMQLAEQARREGVADLRESGLRKVKEGMTSLEELNRVTKE
- a CDS encoding prepilin peptidase, which gives rise to MDWIDVFEQTPLLLYAVSILVGLIVGSFLNVVILRLPRMLEDDWARDCAEFSGTGSPSEPSEQKQLSLAHPPSTCSHCGHRIRAHENIPVLSYLLLRGRCSACGAGIGLRYPLIESFAALLTLIVVLQLGLGWQTGPALLLTWALIALAAIDFDTQLLPDSITLPMIWLGLILSLFTVFADSHSAIIGAVAGYLSLWSIFHLFRLTTGKEGMGYGDFKLLALFGAWLGWQSLPQIILLSALTGAVLGVALILSGRHERGAPMPFGPFLAAAGWISLIWGEQINQTYLQMVGL
- a CDS encoding type II secretion system F family protein is translated as MATALKTKPKPKPQADKAYVFTWEGRDRRGAKVTGETRAPSMTMVRADLRRQGVSPTKVKKKAQPLFSGKKKITSTDLAIFSRQLATMMSAGVPLVQAFDIVGRGHENPAMQDLILGIKQDIESGTAMALAMGKYPLYFDDLVCNLVAAGEQAGVLDVLLDKIATYKEKTESIKGKIKKAMFYPVAVIAVAIIVSAVLLIFVIPQFKDLFASFGADLPAFTLMVIGLSDALQKWWWAILLGLGAIGYVIGNTYKRSRAFREAIDRTALKIPIIGPILNKAALARFARTLSTMFAAGVPLVEALDSVSGATGNIVYQNAVLKMREEVATGQSLQLSMRQQDLFPHMVIQMTSIGEESGSLDDMLAKVADFYEEQVDNAVDSLSSLLEPLIMVVIGGLVGSLIIAMYLPIFKLASVV
- the coaE gene encoding dephospho-CoA kinase (Dephospho-CoA kinase (CoaE) performs the final step in coenzyme A biosynthesis.), whose amino-acid sequence is MLVIGLTGGIGSGKSTVADALAARGAGVIDTDVIARELTEPGQPTLAEIAATFGADIIGRDGRLDRDALRTQVFSDLDARARLEGILHPRIKDRMLEQLAAIEAPYAVLVIPLLFETSQHTLVDRVLVVDVPESAQRERVRRRSGLTHSEIDRIVASQISRAERLARADDILDNSGDLPALLAQAEHIHRQYIALAADPKAHEVG
- a CDS encoding DegT/DnrJ/EryC1/StrS family aminotransferase, with the translated sequence MQFIDLKSQYRLIEDDVKARIHAVLEHGQYIMGPEIEALEIALAAFVGTRHCIGLSSGTDALLAAMMALEIGRGDEVITTPFTFIATGEMIALLGVRPVFVDIDPVTYNIDPARIEEAITGRTRAIMPVSLYGQCADMDAINEIAARHRLPVIEDAAQSFGATYKGKRSCALSSIGCTSFFPSKPLGAYGDAGACFTNDDETAKRLKEIRNHGQDRRYHHPRVGLNARIDTLQAAILLAKLPLFVNEIDARARIGARYSELLQAHGAVSSEAVAGGGVLTPFIAPGNESVYAQYTIQIDERDRVAEALAAEGIPTAVHYPVPLNDQPVFQPSLERFGTPVSARVAQRVISLPMHPYLSDEDQIRIADAVAKATGLGTR